A genomic window from Sphingobacterium sp. BN32 includes:
- a CDS encoding SOS response-associated peptidase produces the protein MCYHSATPSNQQLKQQFPDKKINYRGKEIYHVSGFARPNLPVTLNSNYDSITEARWKLIPFWVKTEAEAAKYANTLNAESESIFEKASYKNYINKNRGLLYVNGFYEPHKVKGQKESENYFIYKPNKEIFTLGIVFSDFTDQETGEHYPTFSIITTPANPLLEEIHNEKKRMPLIISPDDRDAWLYANSKDEIQQLMRPYTGELAAHQTYRVTGARGEDTDRPDIQNAI, from the coding sequence ATGTGTTATCATTCTGCCACCCCCAGTAATCAGCAACTAAAGCAGCAATTCCCAGATAAAAAAATCAATTATCGCGGAAAAGAGATTTACCATGTGTCCGGATTCGCAAGGCCGAACCTCCCCGTCACGCTAAATAGCAACTACGACAGCATTACAGAAGCCAGATGGAAACTCATCCCTTTTTGGGTGAAGACAGAAGCGGAGGCCGCGAAATACGCGAATACACTCAATGCAGAGTCCGAATCCATATTTGAAAAGGCATCTTATAAAAACTATATCAATAAAAATCGAGGTCTACTCTATGTCAATGGCTTCTATGAGCCGCATAAAGTCAAAGGTCAGAAAGAATCCGAGAACTACTTTATTTATAAACCCAATAAAGAAATCTTTACGCTTGGCATCGTATTCTCCGACTTCACCGACCAAGAAACTGGAGAGCACTACCCTACTTTTTCTATCATCACTACGCCGGCAAATCCCCTACTCGAAGAAATACATAATGAGAAAAAACGAATGCCTTTAATTATTTCACCGGATGATAGAGATGCATGGTTATACGCGAATAGCAAAGATGAGATCCAACAGCTCATGAGACCTTATACAGGCGAGTTAGCAGCTCATCAAACTTATAGGGTGACAGGGGCGCGCGGAGAAGATACAGATCGTCCAGATATACAAAACGCTATCTAA
- a CDS encoding fimbrillin family protein has product MNRITAKRIYSLIGISCTLLLNSFFISCAKREFNESVGDAQVSVNVSMQYDEEKGEGRAMPTDINANRQVVEIPWSEGKILRAELMSGKNNRVATQSPLPAGTLYRVVVYTSNGSYIDQKLFTVGAEASAGSFLLDGNTPYIFIAYSYGKNVDPGAAPNAALSTNPVLPNISLTDTYNNSWLYLKKTITPTSGQNNISLVMKNLLSQITATVDASAIGTITELSGRIGGNYSSLTSVKLNDGTFTTSGTAQSRNFNFPAIGQVRVISNPLNYYNGSSDTFPIYLTITAGGKRKVNELIGSFTLKPGWQYNLKITFITSEIIVGDLIWAKGNLTYDNGIYYNRINPEETGYDYKLTDYWNYASPEEILRPAMNTTYQAETPEIQLPLNDPCKLIDGGLWRMPTLADFKSLGALTVVNQSGVENTELTGQQPNGLGSSSTGTKDPAGYIYFYGTDSQSGQQVKLKFFPGGGLRGAVVNNVPLSEPDISTFRNFDVIYHASDAQDPDPGTSDNGVDAQFKGYLYAPPTFVTLNENNDRRFNFLSFRYVHTKLVNDDVKPRRDSRFPIRCVKSRL; this is encoded by the coding sequence ATGAATCGAATCACAGCAAAAAGGATCTACAGCTTAATTGGAATAAGCTGTACACTACTGCTAAACAGCTTTTTTATCTCCTGCGCAAAAAGAGAGTTCAATGAATCCGTAGGCGACGCGCAAGTAAGCGTTAATGTTAGTATGCAATACGACGAAGAAAAAGGCGAAGGCAGAGCAATGCCGACGGATATCAATGCAAATCGGCAAGTCGTTGAGATCCCATGGTCTGAAGGTAAAATCTTGCGCGCAGAATTAATGTCGGGAAAGAATAACCGCGTAGCAACCCAATCTCCACTTCCTGCAGGAACCCTTTACCGCGTTGTGGTCTACACCTCAAATGGATCGTATATAGATCAAAAATTATTTACTGTAGGGGCCGAGGCTTCCGCAGGAAGTTTCCTTCTTGATGGAAATACACCCTATATATTTATCGCTTATTCCTATGGAAAGAATGTAGACCCTGGGGCAGCACCAAATGCAGCACTCTCTACAAATCCGGTTTTACCCAATATATCCCTTACGGACACCTATAACAATAGCTGGCTCTATCTAAAAAAAACCATCACACCTACCAGTGGGCAAAACAATATTAGTTTGGTGATGAAAAATCTACTCAGTCAAATTACCGCTACGGTAGACGCCTCCGCCATCGGTACGATCACTGAGCTGAGCGGAAGAATAGGCGGCAACTACAGCTCATTGACAAGTGTTAAGTTAAATGACGGCACTTTCACGACTTCAGGCACAGCTCAATCGAGGAATTTTAATTTCCCGGCAATTGGCCAAGTTAGGGTAATCAGCAATCCCTTAAACTATTACAACGGTAGCTCTGATACCTTTCCTATATATCTCACCATCACTGCAGGAGGAAAGCGCAAAGTAAACGAATTGATTGGCAGTTTTACGTTGAAACCAGGATGGCAATATAATCTAAAAATTACGTTCATAACCTCTGAAATCATCGTCGGCGATCTGATATGGGCAAAAGGGAACCTGACTTACGACAATGGTATATACTACAACCGAATTAATCCCGAAGAAACAGGTTATGACTATAAATTGACAGACTACTGGAACTATGCGTCGCCTGAGGAAATTCTAAGGCCAGCAATGAATACGACCTATCAAGCAGAAACACCAGAAATTCAGCTACCCCTTAATGATCCCTGCAAATTAATCGACGGTGGTTTATGGCGCATGCCAACACTTGCAGATTTCAAGAGCCTGGGGGCACTAACAGTAGTGAACCAAAGCGGGGTAGAGAACACCGAATTAACCGGACAACAGCCTAATGGGTTGGGATCCTCAAGTACAGGTACCAAAGATCCTGCTGGATACATCTATTTTTATGGAACAGACAGCCAATCAGGACAACAAGTGAAATTGAAATTCTTTCCAGGTGGGGGATTGCGCGGCGCTGTGGTCAATAACGTTCCGCTGTCGGAGCCTGACATATCCACCTTTCGAAATTTTGACGTCATTTATCATGCCTCTGATGCACAAGATCCCGACCCAGGAACGAGTGACAACGGAGTTGATGCGCAGTTTAAGGGTTATCTCTACGCGCCTCCCACCTTCGTCACGCTGAATGAAAATAACGACCGTCGTTTCAATTTCCTATCCTTCAGATATGTACATACAAAATTGGTTAATGATGACGTTAAACCACGTCGCGATAGTCGATTCCCAATAAGATGCGTAAAAAGCAGGCTATAA
- a CDS encoding AraC family transcriptional regulator has product MNKKTRISTYHPLDFRLVFIDESEEPSIFREQVDRFFIHSFQKTKVNLRLPLPVHKKTVSDLMLITKGSTTRLSGIQKHVLRAGEFLLVAKETITSTIDMSDDLDGYYCHFADDFLEHAPFLLDMFLDPTFPLKLNLTAPEQVRLETLFHIMHELYQQPVGQPDRFKLIPFYLQTILAEIYQIGKRTNRDIVDKKTKLTQAFLHLARKHYMEAWPLTKYADKLSVTANHLNKTVKSNMQMTASQILNEIIVQEAKVLLLQTDLNISQIAGQLGYYDTAHFGKFFHRHTGSSPSSYRKMIDLY; this is encoded by the coding sequence ATGAACAAAAAGACAAGAATCTCTACTTATCACCCCTTAGATTTCAGATTGGTCTTCATCGATGAGTCTGAAGAACCATCAATTTTCCGCGAGCAGGTCGACCGTTTTTTTATACATTCATTTCAAAAAACGAAAGTCAATCTGCGACTGCCATTGCCGGTTCATAAAAAGACAGTATCGGATCTCATGCTCATCACGAAAGGTAGTACAACCCGACTTTCCGGAATCCAAAAACATGTACTTCGAGCGGGTGAATTCCTCTTAGTCGCTAAAGAAACGATTACCAGCACGATCGACATGTCAGATGATTTAGACGGTTATTACTGCCATTTTGCAGATGATTTCCTAGAGCATGCTCCCTTTCTTTTGGACATGTTCCTAGACCCGACTTTTCCATTAAAGCTTAATCTAACCGCGCCAGAACAGGTTAGATTAGAAACACTGTTCCATATAATGCATGAACTTTACCAACAACCAGTTGGTCAACCCGACCGATTCAAGCTTATTCCATTTTACTTGCAAACCATTCTGGCAGAGATTTATCAAATCGGAAAAAGAACAAATAGAGATATCGTTGATAAGAAAACAAAACTGACACAAGCCTTTCTGCATCTGGCCAGAAAACATTATATGGAAGCATGGCCCCTAACAAAATACGCCGATAAACTCTCCGTTACAGCAAACCATCTTAACAAAACGGTGAAGTCGAATATGCAGATGACCGCCTCACAAATCTTGAACGAAATCATCGTACAGGAAGCGAAGGTGCTACTCCTACAAACCGACCTGAATATTTCCCAAATTGCGGGACAACTGGGCTATTATGATACTGCCCATTTCGGCAAGTTTTTTCATCGTCATACTGGTTCAAGCCCATCGAGTTATCGGAAAATGATTGATTTATACTAA
- a CDS encoding S9 family peptidase, with product MKSKLQTISAVIASLLFTAHSTIPSPSGKINMSKNNDSIPTIVNDSDVDLLANGLKLEAARQFKKFIAPQNLQQWQTRKNAIHQFIQEKTNYKRFHNLPLKYTEHKINKLEGFELKNITFQTRPKTLTTANLYKPEGNGPFPAVLVMMGHSRNGKFYDNYQLVGQDLAKNGYVALLVDPWGAGERTTEHLNFEYHGSHMGGHLIDIGETLMGMQITDNLRAVDLLESLAYVDKNLIAATGASGGGNQTMWIAAVDERIKAALPVVSVGTFESYVMNANCICELLPDGLTFVEESEILGLIAPRKLSLFNALHDSNKAFFPSEMFRSHRIANQIYKLHHAETNFSYQLFNTTHGYWAEQRHAMISWFNENLIQKKAPQSSNYATLPTLSQSTLQVFDQGMRPQEVLSTQAYCQQTAADLMSKFDPKKINRDRQLLQLQKHLQIDFATPPKYRNTKTSINETWDRYDIKLPNGTELLALIANPSKAKKFKLIFTTDLPKKQLNDTVRKYRDQGFAVLLSDLTGLGNNSSSVGRNFDNGLPKLHTLSRSQHWLGRSMMGIWTEQIAHLASFIKQNFNPQNIEIHAEKELGVASILAATLNEQINHVETYETPISYLVRQAKLDSFYSQAIHIPSIINWGDLPLAAALAPADISMHSLRDIAGDSLSQSDITDAQEKIASLKTILKSKSKIKLLH from the coding sequence ATGAAATCCAAACTACAAACAATAAGCGCTGTAATCGCCTCGCTGCTTTTTACAGCACACTCAACAATCCCCTCTCCCTCGGGTAAAATCAATATGTCAAAGAACAACGACAGCATCCCGACAATCGTCAATGATTCTGATGTGGATCTTTTGGCGAACGGCTTAAAACTCGAAGCTGCCAGACAATTTAAAAAGTTCATTGCCCCGCAAAACTTACAACAATGGCAAACTCGTAAAAATGCGATCCACCAATTTATACAGGAAAAAACAAACTACAAGCGATTTCACAATTTGCCATTAAAATACACCGAGCACAAGATCAATAAACTAGAAGGCTTCGAGCTCAAGAACATCACTTTCCAAACGCGTCCTAAAACCCTTACAACGGCGAACCTCTATAAACCGGAAGGCAACGGACCATTCCCCGCGGTATTAGTCATGATGGGGCATTCCAGAAATGGAAAGTTCTATGACAACTACCAGCTTGTAGGTCAAGACCTTGCCAAGAATGGCTATGTCGCATTGCTTGTCGATCCTTGGGGCGCCGGCGAACGCACGACCGAGCATCTTAACTTTGAATACCACGGTTCCCACATGGGAGGCCATCTGATTGACATTGGCGAGACCTTAATGGGCATGCAAATTACCGATAACCTGCGCGCTGTCGATTTGTTAGAATCCTTGGCCTACGTCGATAAAAACCTTATCGCTGCAACTGGCGCAAGCGGTGGTGGTAACCAAACCATGTGGATTGCAGCTGTCGACGAGCGGATTAAAGCCGCCCTACCTGTCGTTTCTGTAGGCACCTTTGAGTCCTATGTCATGAATGCAAACTGTATTTGCGAATTGCTTCCCGATGGATTGACTTTTGTCGAAGAATCTGAAATACTCGGCTTAATAGCACCCAGAAAGCTTAGCCTTTTCAATGCCCTTCACGACAGCAATAAGGCATTCTTCCCAAGCGAAATGTTTCGATCACATCGAATTGCAAATCAGATCTACAAATTGCACCATGCAGAAACAAACTTCTCTTACCAACTCTTCAATACCACACATGGATATTGGGCTGAACAACGTCACGCGATGATTTCCTGGTTCAACGAAAATTTAATCCAGAAAAAAGCGCCCCAAAGCAGCAACTATGCAACACTTCCAACGCTTAGCCAATCAACTCTACAGGTATTCGATCAAGGAATGCGGCCGCAAGAAGTTTTAAGTACACAAGCCTACTGCCAACAAACAGCAGCAGATTTAATGTCCAAATTCGATCCTAAAAAAATAAATCGAGATCGACAGCTTTTGCAATTACAAAAGCACCTCCAGATTGATTTCGCAACTCCTCCAAAATACCGGAACACAAAGACCTCCATCAATGAAACATGGGACAGATATGACATCAAATTACCAAACGGCACTGAATTACTTGCACTAATCGCTAACCCCTCAAAAGCAAAAAAATTCAAGCTCATTTTCACAACTGACCTGCCTAAAAAACAGCTTAATGATACAGTTCGAAAGTATCGAGACCAAGGATTTGCTGTTTTATTGTCCGACCTGACAGGCTTAGGAAACAACAGCAGCTCTGTAGGGCGTAATTTCGACAATGGATTACCTAAACTTCACACCCTCTCCCGCTCACAGCACTGGTTGGGACGAAGTATGATGGGGATATGGACCGAACAAATTGCGCACCTCGCAAGCTTTATCAAACAGAATTTTAATCCCCAAAATATCGAAATCCATGCTGAGAAGGAATTAGGAGTTGCTTCTATTTTGGCTGCTACCTTGAATGAGCAAATCAACCATGTAGAAACTTACGAAACTCCCATCAGTTACCTCGTTCGCCAAGCAAAATTAGATAGCTTTTACAGTCAAGCTATACATATTCCAAGCATCATCAATTGGGGCGATTTACCCCTTGCCGCCGCATTGGCGCCAGCAGATATCAGCATGCATAGTCTTCGTGATATCGCCGGAGATTCACTTTCGCAATCAGACATCACTGATGCCCAAGAAAAAATAGCATCCCTCAAAACGATATTGAAATCGAAAAGCAAGATCAAGTTGCTCCATTGA
- a CDS encoding ABC-F family ATP-binding cassette domain-containing protein codes for MINVNNISVSFGGTTLFSDVSFAINENDKIALMGKNGAGKSTLLKIIAGVGKPTTGSVTGPKDAVIAYLPQHLLTKDNLTVFEETSKAFDEVYKMRDELEELNEQLNVRTDYESDDYMKLIERVSELSEKFYSIEETNYDAEVEKVLKGLGFERTDFTRQTSEFSGGWRMRIELAKILLKKPDLILLDEPTNHMDIESIQWLEDFLVTQAKAVIVISHDRAFVDNITNRTIEVTMGKIYDYKAKYSHYLELRKERRMHQQKAYEEQQRFIADNQEFIDRFKGTYSKTLQVQSRVKMLEKLEIIQIDEVDTSALRLKFPPSPRSGTYPVIVEDLCKSYGDHLVFKDANMVIERGQKVAFVGKNGEGKSTMIKAIMGEIDVEGTLKVGHNAKIGYFAQNQAALLDEELTVFETIDQIAVGDVRVKIKDLLGAFMFSGDDTTKKVKVLSGGEKTRLAMIKLLLEPVNVLILDEPTNHLDMKTKDIIKDALQDFDGTLILVSHDRDFLDGLATKVFEFGNKRVREHFEDIKGFLEYKKMASLKEIEK; via the coding sequence GTGATCAACGTAAATAATATCTCCGTTTCCTTTGGTGGAACAACTCTTTTCAGCGATGTATCTTTCGCGATCAACGAAAATGACAAAATCGCATTAATGGGTAAAAATGGTGCTGGAAAATCAACCTTGTTAAAAATTATCGCAGGCGTTGGAAAACCAACAACAGGATCAGTAACCGGCCCTAAGGATGCGGTAATTGCCTACCTGCCACAGCACTTGTTGACCAAAGATAACTTGACAGTTTTTGAAGAAACATCAAAGGCTTTCGACGAGGTATATAAAATGCGTGACGAGTTGGAGGAGTTAAACGAGCAGTTGAATGTTCGTACCGACTACGAATCTGATGATTACATGAAGCTGATCGAACGCGTCTCAGAGTTAAGCGAGAAATTCTATTCCATCGAAGAGACAAACTACGATGCTGAGGTAGAAAAAGTTTTAAAAGGCTTAGGCTTTGAACGTACCGATTTTACGCGACAAACATCTGAGTTTTCCGGTGGATGGCGTATGCGTATCGAGTTAGCAAAGATCCTGTTAAAAAAACCAGATCTAATTCTACTCGATGAGCCTACCAACCATATGGATATCGAGAGTATTCAATGGTTAGAGGATTTCTTAGTAACCCAAGCCAAAGCCGTAATTGTCATCTCTCACGACCGTGCATTTGTGGATAATATTACCAACCGCACAATTGAAGTGACAATGGGTAAAATCTACGACTACAAAGCAAAATATAGCCATTACTTGGAATTGCGTAAGGAACGTAGGATGCACCAGCAAAAAGCCTACGAAGAGCAACAACGCTTTATTGCCGATAATCAGGAGTTTATTGACCGTTTTAAAGGCACCTATTCAAAAACATTGCAAGTACAGTCGCGCGTAAAGATGTTGGAGAAGTTGGAAATCATTCAAATCGATGAGGTCGATACCTCGGCTTTACGCCTTAAATTCCCTCCTTCCCCTCGATCCGGAACTTATCCGGTCATTGTGGAGGACTTGTGCAAATCCTATGGCGACCACTTGGTATTCAAAGATGCCAATATGGTAATCGAGCGCGGACAAAAGGTTGCCTTTGTTGGAAAAAATGGAGAGGGTAAATCGACGATGATCAAAGCGATTATGGGCGAAATTGATGTGGAAGGAACTTTAAAAGTAGGGCATAATGCCAAAATAGGATATTTCGCGCAGAACCAAGCAGCATTATTAGACGAAGAATTGACCGTTTTCGAAACGATCGATCAAATTGCCGTTGGCGATGTAAGAGTGAAGATCAAAGATCTGTTGGGCGCCTTCATGTTCAGTGGTGATGATACGACCAAGAAAGTAAAGGTATTATCAGGTGGTGAAAAAACACGTTTAGCAATGATCAAATTATTGTTAGAGCCGGTCAACGTCTTGATTCTGGATGAGCCGACCAACCACCTCGACATGAAAACCAAGGACATCATCAAAGATGCGCTACAGGATTTCGACGGCACCCTAATCCTAGTTTCTCACGACCGTGATTTCTTGGATGGTTTGGCAACAAAGGTATTCGAGTTTGGCAACAAAAGGGTGAGAGAACATTTTGAAGATATTAAAGGATTCTTGGAGTACAAGAAAATGGCGAGCCTAAAAGAAATTGAAAAATAA
- a CDS encoding helix-turn-helix domain-containing protein: protein MKSLLLQTKISVEKVLTLLTDHIESQRRPEGSGFDTSEKKRDDRDRVILYDAHDVRRILRIERSTYYRWVKSGLLKPIQIMGKHYYTSRFIEDVQRAKGK from the coding sequence ATGAAGAGCTTGCTACTTCAGACGAAAATTTCGGTTGAAAAGGTGTTGACATTATTGACTGATCATATCGAATCACAAAGAAGGCCTGAAGGGTCGGGTTTTGACACTAGCGAAAAAAAGCGAGATGACCGAGATAGAGTCATTCTTTATGATGCTCACGATGTTCGCAGGATTTTGCGAATAGAGCGCAGTACCTACTATCGATGGGTAAAAAGCGGTCTGCTTAAACCTATTCAGATCATGGGCAAGCATTATTATACCTCACGCTTTATTGAAGATGTGCAAAGAGCGAAAGGAAAGTAG
- a CDS encoding MBL fold metallo-hydrolase translates to MKLYTIDTGFFKLDGGAMFGVVPKSIWQKTNPADSNNLCTWATRLLLIEDGKRLTLVDTALGDKQDAKFFGHYFLHGDDTLDNSLARHGFHRDDITDVILTHLHFDHCGGAIIRQGEKLVPAFKNARFWSNEKHWNWATIEPNPRERASFLKENILPIQESGQLNFISEDQPHYDSNIKMRYAYGHTEAMMLPQIDYKGKTLLYMADLLPSVGHIPLAYVMSYDVRPLVTMDERKSYWQEIVDNEYILILEHDAEHECCTLQHTEKGIRLKDTFKLSDIA, encoded by the coding sequence ATGAAACTATATACAATTGATACGGGATTTTTTAAGCTTGATGGTGGAGCGATGTTTGGCGTTGTTCCGAAGTCGATTTGGCAGAAAACAAATCCCGCTGATAGTAATAATCTTTGTACTTGGGCTACACGCCTCCTCTTAATTGAGGATGGAAAACGCCTTACCCTAGTTGATACTGCATTAGGCGATAAACAAGATGCAAAGTTCTTCGGACACTATTTCCTCCACGGAGATGACACATTAGACAACTCTCTAGCCAGACATGGCTTCCACCGGGATGATATAACAGATGTCATATTAACACACCTACATTTTGACCATTGTGGTGGTGCAATCATACGCCAAGGTGAAAAATTGGTGCCAGCATTTAAGAATGCTCGCTTTTGGTCAAACGAGAAGCATTGGAATTGGGCTACTATTGAACCGAATCCTCGAGAAAGAGCATCCTTCTTAAAAGAAAATATTCTGCCTATCCAAGAATCCGGTCAACTTAATTTTATATCTGAAGATCAACCGCATTATGATAGCAACATTAAAATGCGTTATGCCTACGGACATACAGAAGCGATGATGCTTCCACAGATCGACTACAAAGGCAAAACGTTGCTCTACATGGCGGATCTCCTTCCTTCCGTTGGCCATATCCCACTAGCTTACGTGATGAGCTATGATGTAAGACCCTTGGTAACCATGGACGAACGAAAGTCGTATTGGCAAGAAATTGTAGATAATGAATACATCCTTATTCTTGAGCATGATGCTGAACACGAATGTTGCACGCTCCAACATACAGAGAAAGGGATCCGTCTTAAAGATACTTTCAAATTATCGGACATCGCTTAA
- a CDS encoding DUF6266 family protein has translation MARILSGILGGFEGKVGNVVGSRWRSISYIRSLPRRSRKEPSEKQLATRLKFSLASAFVYPIRSIIDVGFTDSNITDSTATANFIGQIINNAIVGSYPDLKIDYSKVIISKGGISPLKDLQITINSPSDIIISWSFTDGHFSGKGSDKVLAVLYDDLKKEYQILEDATRLSKQVKLNITDQTTSASLHVWLFCIEEKRNKVSESQYLLIKRS, from the coding sequence ATGGCAAGAATTTTAAGTGGAATTTTAGGTGGCTTTGAAGGAAAAGTCGGAAATGTAGTTGGAAGTCGATGGAGAAGTATCTCGTACATTCGCTCGTTGCCTCGTCGGTCGAGAAAAGAACCAAGCGAAAAACAATTGGCTACGAGGCTGAAATTTAGTTTAGCATCGGCGTTTGTTTATCCTATTCGTTCAATCATAGATGTAGGATTTACGGATTCCAACATCACGGATTCAACCGCTACAGCTAATTTTATTGGTCAGATCATAAATAACGCAATAGTTGGTTCTTATCCCGACTTAAAGATCGACTACAGTAAGGTTATCATTAGCAAGGGAGGGATTTCTCCACTTAAGGATTTACAAATTACGATAAACAGCCCGTCTGATATTATCATAAGTTGGTCTTTTACTGATGGACATTTTAGTGGCAAGGGATCCGACAAGGTATTGGCTGTGCTGTATGATGATCTTAAGAAAGAGTATCAGATTTTGGAGGACGCAACTCGACTTTCAAAACAAGTGAAATTAAATATTACGGACCAGACAACGAGTGCCAGTTTACATGTTTGGCTGTTTTGTATCGAGGAAAAAAGAAATAAGGTGTCGGAAAGCCAATATTTGCTGATAAAACGATCTTAG
- a CDS encoding YafY family protein: MSVDLKKRFDRIVEILIQLQSKRVVRAQELADRFEVSLRTIYRDIKSLEQAGVPIIGEAGAGYSIMDGYKLPPVSFSKEEALSFVATEKLTQKFLDKESAKQYGSAMLKIKSILKNHDKDLLSTVENQIIMREQSMPAFLEHVPHALSSTLESISHQKKLIVKYQGIQDDEARQRAIEPIGIYHDGGFWYIVAYCLYRNDFRQFRSDRIQEATLTDTNFSKKHISIAEYIEKHRQTNHSTTHIRLLVEHKLANHLKWERKHYGFVSEKQVGDSIEMIFQSRDIVNEFPRWLMMFADFVKIIEPDDLKRNLNTLLQRSMENQSN, translated from the coding sequence ATGTCTGTAGACCTTAAAAAACGTTTCGATCGCATCGTAGAAATACTTATTCAGTTACAATCAAAACGAGTAGTTCGAGCACAGGAGCTCGCAGACCGTTTTGAAGTTAGCTTACGAACAATCTACCGAGATATAAAAAGCTTAGAACAAGCGGGTGTCCCTATTATCGGAGAAGCCGGTGCTGGCTACTCGATCATGGACGGCTACAAGCTCCCTCCTGTCAGCTTTAGCAAAGAAGAAGCCCTATCATTCGTTGCGACAGAAAAACTTACACAAAAGTTCCTCGACAAAGAGAGTGCAAAGCAATATGGTTCCGCTATGCTAAAAATTAAGTCAATTCTTAAAAACCATGATAAGGATTTGCTTTCAACAGTCGAGAATCAAATTATTATGCGAGAACAGTCCATGCCAGCATTTCTTGAGCATGTACCTCATGCCTTAAGCAGTACGTTAGAAAGTATTTCACATCAAAAAAAACTCATTGTCAAATATCAGGGAATACAGGATGATGAAGCTCGTCAGAGGGCGATAGAGCCAATAGGGATCTACCACGATGGTGGCTTTTGGTACATTGTTGCTTACTGTCTCTATCGAAATGATTTTCGGCAGTTTAGAAGCGATCGAATTCAAGAAGCGACTTTAACAGATACAAATTTCAGCAAGAAGCATATCTCCATTGCTGAATATATCGAAAAGCATCGCCAAACGAATCACTCCACAACACATATTAGACTCCTCGTTGAGCACAAACTCGCTAATCATTTGAAATGGGAAAGAAAGCACTACGGCTTTGTTTCTGAAAAACAGGTGGGGGATTCTATAGAAATGATCTTCCAAAGCAGAGATATCGTCAATGAATTCCCGAGGTGGCTAATGATGTTTGCCGATTTCGTAAAGATTATTGAACCGGATGACTTGAAAAGAAACCTGAACACCCTACTTCAGCGCAGCATGGAAAATCAATCCAATTGA